A part of Gadus chalcogrammus isolate NIFS_2021 unplaced genomic scaffold, NIFS_Gcha_1.0 GACHA103, whole genome shotgun sequence genomic DNA contains:
- the LOC130378826 gene encoding G2/M phase-specific E3 ubiquitin-protein ligase-like produces the protein MIALCLVQGQVSPRFLSQRLYRQIADATHVEGAREAMEEATDELSLMGSFSFVRSLPHRDELLGAALNFLTEGRILTALNQFKEGLETFGILALLRIHHEELKGVFMDTPEPLLASRLESTFMTSYLSEPGSNRRRKEARTLIYWRDWLIEVEDGDTSLTLGAVLAFATGLKRIPAVGFPIGPRLEFLHEEDGPALFPTANTCSLVLRLPVYPEYNRFKEAMEEGITSCGSTFGVA, from the exons ATGATTGCCCTCTGCCTGGTGCAGGGGCAGGTCTCTCCGAGATTCCTATCACAGCGCCTCTACAGACAG ATTGCAGATGCCACACATGTGGAAGGTGCCAGGGAGGCTATGGAGGAGGCCACAGACGAGCTCTCCCTCATGGGCTCCTTCTCCTTTGTGCGGAGCCTCCCGCATAGGGATGAGCTGCTGGGGGCAGCCCTCAACTTCCTCACAGAGGGCCGTATTTTGACTGCTCTCAATCA ATTCAAAGAAGGGTTGGAGACCTTCGGGATTCTAGCTCTTTTGAGGATCCACCATGAGGAGCTCAAGGGGGTCTTCATGGACACACCTGAGCCGCTGCTGGCCTCCCGGTTGGAGTCCACATTCATGACGTCCTACCTGTCTGAGCCGGGCTCCAatcggaggaggaaggaggccaggacccttatatattggagggactggctgatcgaggtggagg ATGGAGATACGAGTCTCACCCTGGGGGCGGTTCTGGCGTTTGCCACGGGCCTCAAAAGGATTCCTGCTGTGGGTTTTCCCATCGGACCCCGGCTTGAATTCCTCCATGAGGAAGATGGACCGGCCCTTTTCCCCACGGCCAATACCTGTTCCCTGGTCCTCAGGCTACCGGTGTATCCGGAGTACAATCGATTTAaggaggccatggaggaagGAATAACCTCCTGTGGGAGTACCTTTGGCGTGGCCTAA
- the LOC130378824 gene encoding histone-lysine N-methyltransferase PRDM9-like codes for MADRPVAVGEKDRAKKTLPAGFEIRDSGIPGAGLGVFYCGDGGLPIGTHFGPYEGHRTDEEGALESGYSWEIYKSRHNDYIDAKRETFSNWMRYVNCARNEEEQNLIAFQHKGGILYRSCGLVTSGAELLVWYGDEYARHLGIGFDRLWNNKSSTKGGRSQLTPAQAFPCPECPYSYTSQIFLHKHMKRSHGDLYGRLLRSGEIKVEPSLLPYVAASYQEPIGASREQSKARARFQQKEPDATDVRSAVKPLVALIV; via the exons atcagagattctgggatccctggggccggtctaggggtgttttactgtggagacggtggccttcccattggaacacactttggaccctacgaaggacacaggacagatgaagagggagccctggagagtggatactcctgggag atctacaagagcagacacaatgattacattgatgcaaagagagagacattttctaactggatgag gtacgtcaattgtgctcgtaatgaagaggaacagaaccTAATAGCGTTTCAGCACAAAGGAGGGATTCTGTATCGCTCCTGTGGCCTCGTGACTTCAGGAGCAGAGCTCTTGGTCTGGTATGGGGACGAATACGCCAGACATCTGGGAATCGGATTTGATCGACTGTGGAACAACAAGAGCTCTACTAAAG gagggagatcccagctgacaccagcacaggctttcccctgtcccgagtgtccgtactcctacacgtctcagatcttcctccacaaacacatgaagaggaGCCATGGCGACCTGTACGGCCGACTGCTGAGGAGTGGAGAAATCAAGGTGGAGCCTAGTCTCCTCCCATACGTCGCAGCCTCCTATCAAGAACCGATCGGAGCCTCCCGGGAACAGTCCAAAGCACGAGCCAGATTCCAGCAGAAGGAGCCGGACGCCACAGATGTGAGAAGTGCAGTAAAACCTTTAGTCGCTCTCATAGTCTGA